AAACTCGCGCGTGGAGGCCGCGGTCCTCCGGACGTTCCGCGAGATTGCGCCGGACGTTCAGAATCCGCCGAACAATTCCACGGCGGCCCTGAAAATCCTCGAAGAGAGGATCCAAAAATTTCGCGAAAAGCAGGAGATCCTCACCGCGGGATTGAATGAGATGACGGCTTTGCGGATTCTGCGAGAAATATCGGCGATGCTCCCTCCCGATCTGCCGATCGATGCGCAAGAACTGACGATCAACCGGAACACCGTGACGATCCGAGCGAACACCGACTCCCTTGCGTCGGTGGATGGGATAATCGCCTCGCTTCAACAGCATTCCAAATTCAAAAAAATCGAGCGGGGAGACACGCGGGAATCCGCGGACGGGAAAAAGACGTTTCAAATTACGATGAGTGTCGGCGACGAGGAACCGACGCCCAAAGACCGGAGGCGGCCATGAATCTCCCTTTCGACCGGTGGCGTGAGCTCCTGGGACAACTCGAAGTCGTTAAGACCTATTACGCGCGGCTCACGGAACGGGAGCGCCTGATCGTCTTGGGCTCCGTCGCGGCCGGGATCCTTTTCATCATGATCGTCATCTACTCCGCGCTGCTGGCGGCCACCGCGAGCATGGACTCAAGGATTGAAAAAAACCGAAAAAACATGAAGCGCTTGCAGGAACTTCAATCCGTTTACATTCAATCCGAACGACAAATACGGGAACTCGATCAAATGATCCGCCGCACCGACCCGAGCTTTCAGGCCGCGACACACCTTGAACAGCTCGCCCGGCGGTACGGCATTACGATCGACTCTCTCAAAGACCGGCCCGGCCCCCCGAACGACCTCTATCGGGAGACACAGGTATCCGTTTCCGTCCGTCAGATCACATTGCGTGCATTAATGAGTTATCTGTTCGACATTGAGACATCCCGGCAACTGC
The sequence above is a segment of the Bdellovibrionota bacterium genome. Coding sequences within it:
- the gspM gene encoding type II secretion system protein GspM; translated protein: MNLPFDRWRELLGQLEVVKTYYARLTERERLIVLGSVAAGILFIMIVIYSALLAATASMDSRIEKNRKNMKRLQELQSVYIQSERQIRELDQMIRRTDPSFQAATHLEQLARRYGITIDSLKDRPGPPNDLYRETQVSVSVRQITLRALMSYLFDIETSRQLLRVSSLQVRPNFTDPTLLQVTFVVSTFQPSQGT